From one Shewanella sp. GD04112 genomic stretch:
- the pgl gene encoding 6-phosphogluconolactonase, producing MIKETVFKSFDTPAALEQQLANKIASQLQEAVDARGKASLVVSGGSTPLKLFELLSMKSIDWSDVYVTLADERWVDVEDSASNERLVREHLLQNRAANAKFRGLKNMFSTAEAGADMTAESLSNFPRPFDVVVLGMGNDGHTCSWFPCSAELNDALSTQALCVATNPTTAPHGRITLSKNAILNSRQIYLHLVGEQKLSVYRQALENDDVNAMPIRAVLAQRKTPVDVFWSA from the coding sequence ATGATTAAAGAAACCGTATTTAAATCCTTTGATACACCCGCAGCGCTCGAGCAACAGTTGGCGAATAAGATCGCCAGTCAGTTGCAAGAGGCTGTGGATGCCCGAGGTAAGGCAAGCTTAGTCGTCTCCGGCGGCTCAACACCGCTGAAACTGTTTGAGCTCCTCAGCATGAAATCCATCGATTGGAGTGATGTTTATGTCACGCTCGCCGATGAGCGCTGGGTAGATGTGGAAGACAGTGCATCGAATGAGCGTTTAGTGCGTGAACATTTACTGCAAAATCGCGCGGCCAATGCCAAGTTCCGCGGATTAAAGAATATGTTTTCCACCGCCGAAGCGGGCGCCGATATGACCGCCGAGTCGCTGTCTAATTTTCCGCGTCCCTTCGATGTAGTGGTGCTCGGTATGGGCAACGATGGTCACACTTGCTCATGGTTCCCTTGCAGCGCCGAGTTAAATGATGCCTTGAGCACTCAGGCCCTGTGTGTGGCAACCAATCCCACCACAGCGCCCCACGGCCGGATCACATTATCTAAGAATGCGATCCTCAATAGCAGACAGATTTATCTGCATTTGGTCGGGGAACAGAAATTATCCGTATATCGTCAAGCCTTAGAAAATGATGATGTTAATGCTATGCCCATCAGAGCCGTATTAGCGCAGCGTAAAACGCCCGTTGACGTGTTCTGGAGCGCTTAA
- a CDS encoding bifunctional 4-hydroxy-2-oxoglutarate aldolase/2-dehydro-3-deoxy-phosphogluconate aldolase: protein MLENNWSLQPQDIFKRSPIVPVMVINKIEHAVPLAKALVAGGISVLEVTLRTPCALEAITKIAQEVPEALVGAGTILNEAQLDQAIAAGAQFIITPGATVELLKAGMQGPVPLIPGVASISEVMTGMALGYTHFKFFPAEASGGVDALKAFSGPLADIRFCPTGGITPSSYKDYLALKNVDCIGGSWIAPTDAMEQGDWARITQLCKDAIGGL, encoded by the coding sequence ATGCTTGAGAATAACTGGTCATTACAACCACAAGATATTTTTAAACGCAGCCCTATTGTTCCTGTTATGGTCATTAACAAGATTGAACATGCGGTGCCGTTAGCTAAAGCCTTAGTTGCTGGCGGGATCAGCGTTTTGGAAGTGACATTACGTACTCCATGCGCCCTCGAAGCTATCACTAAGATCGCCCAAGAAGTGCCTGAGGCACTTGTTGGCGCGGGTACCATTTTAAATGAAGCCCAGCTCGATCAAGCGATTGCCGCAGGTGCACAATTTATTATTACCCCAGGGGCGACGGTCGAGCTGCTTAAAGCCGGTATGCAAGGCCCTGTGCCTTTGATCCCAGGCGTTGCCAGCATCTCCGAAGTGATGACGGGCATGGCGCTCGGTTACACTCACTTTAAATTCTTCCCTGCGGAAGCCTCGGGCGGTGTGGATGCGCTAAAAGCATTCTCTGGCCCATTAGCGGATATCCGTTTCTGCCCAACGGGTGGTATTACGCCAAGCAGCTATAAAGATTACTTAGCGCTGAAAAATGTGGATTGTATCGGCGGCAGTTGGATTGCCCCAACCGATGCAATGGAGCAGGGCGATTGGGCGCGTATCACCCAATTGTGTAAAGATGCGATTGGCGGACTCTAA
- the edd gene encoding phosphogluconate dehydratase, giving the protein MHSVVQSVTDRIIARSKASREAYLAALNDARNHGVHRSSLSCGNLAHGFAACSPDDKNSLRQLTKANIGIITAFNDMLSAHQPYETYPELLKKACQEVGSVAQVAGGVPAMCDGVTQGQPGMELSLLSREVIAMATAVGLSHNMFDGALLLGICDKIVPGLLIGALSFGHLPMLFVPAGPMKSGIPNKEKARIRQQFAQGKVDRAQLLEAEAQSYHSAGTCTFYGTANSNQLMLEVMGLQLPGSSFVNPDDPLREALNKMAAKQVCRLTELGTQYSPIGEVVNEKSVVNGIVALLATGGSTNLTMHIVAAARAAGIIVNWDDFSELSDAVPLLARVYPNGHADINHFHAAGGMAFLIKELLDAGLLHEDVNTVAGFGLRRYTQEPKLLDGELRWVDGPTVSLDTEVLTSVATPFQNNGGLKLLKGNLGRAVIKVSAVQEKHRVVEAPAVVIDDQNKLDALFKSGALDRDCVVVVKGQGPKANGMPELHKLTPLLGSLQDKGFKVALMTDGRMSGASGKVPAAIHLTPEAIDGGLIAKVQDGDLIRVDALTGELSLLVSDAELAARTAAEIDLRHSRYGMGRELFGALRSNLSSPETGARSTCAIDELY; this is encoded by the coding sequence ATGCACTCAGTCGTTCAATCTGTTACCGACAGAATTATTGCCCGTAGCAAAGCATCTCGTGAAGCGTATTTAGCCGCGTTAAATGATGCTCGTAACCATGGCGTACACCGTAGCTCCTTAAGCTGCGGTAACTTAGCCCACGGTTTTGCTGCTTGTAGTCCAGATGACAAAAATTCATTGCGTCAACTGACCAAAGCTAACATCGGGATTATTACCGCATTCAACGACATGTTGTCTGCACACCAACCCTATGAAACTTATCCTGAATTGCTGAAAAAAGCTTGTCAGGAAGTGGGCAGTGTTGCACAGGTCGCAGGTGGTGTACCCGCGATGTGTGACGGTGTGACTCAAGGTCAACCCGGGATGGAACTGAGCTTGCTGAGTCGTGAAGTGATTGCCATGGCGACGGCGGTGGGCTTATCCCACAACATGTTTGATGGCGCCTTATTACTGGGTATTTGCGACAAAATCGTGCCGGGCTTATTGATTGGCGCCTTAAGTTTTGGCCATTTACCTATGCTGTTTGTGCCTGCAGGCCCAATGAAGTCGGGGATCCCAAACAAGGAAAAGGCCCGTATTCGCCAGCAATTTGCCCAAGGTAAAGTCGATAGAGCGCAGCTGCTTGAAGCCGAGGCGCAGTCTTACCACAGCGCTGGCACTTGTACCTTCTACGGTACGGCTAACTCAAACCAGCTGATGCTCGAAGTCATGGGCCTGCAATTACCGGGTTCGTCATTTGTGAATCCTGACGACCCACTGCGTGAAGCGCTGAATAAAATGGCGGCCAAGCAAGTGTGCCGCTTAACTGAACTGGGTACTCAATACAGCCCAATCGGTGAAGTGGTTAACGAGAAATCCGTGGTGAATGGCATAGTGGCGTTACTTGCTACGGGTGGTTCAACTAACTTGACCATGCACATTGTGGCGGCGGCGCGTGCGGCTGGCATTATCGTGAACTGGGATGATTTTTCTGAATTATCTGACGCGGTTCCATTATTGGCACGTGTTTATCCAAACGGTCATGCGGACATTAACCACTTCCACGCCGCAGGCGGTATGGCTTTCCTTATCAAGGAATTACTTGATGCGGGCCTACTGCACGAGGATGTCAACACAGTTGCAGGTTTTGGTCTACGTCGTTACACCCAAGAGCCCAAATTACTCGATGGCGAGCTGCGCTGGGTCGATGGTCCAACCGTGAGCTTAGATACCGAAGTATTAACGTCTGTGGCTACGCCTTTCCAAAACAACGGTGGCTTAAAACTGCTTAAGGGCAACTTGGGCCGTGCTGTGATTAAAGTGTCAGCCGTGCAAGAAAAACACCGTGTAGTTGAAGCGCCTGCCGTGGTGATTGACGATCAAAACAAACTCGATGCGCTGTTTAAATCCGGCGCGTTAGACCGAGATTGTGTGGTGGTGGTAAAAGGCCAAGGGCCGAAAGCGAACGGTATGCCAGAGCTGCACAAGTTAACGCCGCTGTTAGGCTCTCTGCAGGACAAAGGCTTTAAAGTGGCTCTGATGACCGATGGTCGTATGTCGGGCGCATCGGGCAAAGTACCAGCAGCGATTCACTTAACGCCAGAGGCTATCGATGGCGGGCTCATTGCCAAAGTGCAAGATGGCGACCTTATTCGTGTCGACGCGCTGACCGGTGAGCTGAGCTTATTGGTCTCCGATGCCGAACTTGCCGCGAGAACCGCTGCAGAAATTGATTTACGCCACTCACGCTATGGAATGGGCCGTGAGTTGTTTGGGGCACTGCGTTCAAACTTAAGCAGTCCAGAAACCGGTGCGCGCAGTACCTGCGCCATTGACGAACTTTATTAA